The proteins below are encoded in one region of Helianthus annuus cultivar XRQ/B chromosome 2, HanXRQr2.0-SUNRISE, whole genome shotgun sequence:
- the LOC110927161 gene encoding lipoxygenase 2, chloroplastic, producing MLKPTINQSCSLNNLLPLHKPFVHGDAINNSSSSAYSPTILRQNTSTKKCNATPARSTSAVGNIKAAVLPFLTKATTVKGVITIKPTIRSALSGVIIGDVADGVSDLLGRSFLLELVSEDLDSKGKRKTVKAYARYKALDFDINVYTYECTFNIPNDFGEIGAVMVENEYSKKMFFKEIVLDNGVTFTCESWVQSKNDVQAKRIFFTNKSYLPSETPEALKSLRAEDLESLRGNGEGQRKSQDRIYDYDVYNDLGAPGLSISLARPVLGGEQHPYPRRCRTGRPMSTKDPLSETRTILPFYIPCDEDFSEIKTVQFGARTLYSVLHAVIPILKSALSGRDKFPLFTHIDLLFNEGVNVPPVEGGIASALPRLVKGVETAKAVIKFETPETLDRDKFSWFRDEEFCRQMLAGLNPCSIQLVTEWPLMSKLDPEIYGPPESAITKEIVQQEIGGCMTFDEALAQKKLFMLDYHDLLLPYVNKVRQLEGTTLYGSRTLLFLTSSGTLRPVAIELTRPPSDGKPQWKQVYTPTWDATGAWLWKLAKAHVLSHDSAYHQLVSHWLRSHCVTEPYIIATNRHLSQMHPINRLLVPHFRYTMQINALARLALINAGGIIESTFAPGKYCMQLCSDAYDQLWRFDHEALPADLISRGLAVEDPTAPHGVKLAIEDYPFANDGLLIFDAIKQWAASYVNYYYPQANLVESDEELQAWWNDIRTVGHGDKKDEPWWPELKTQDDLIRIVSTIMWVCSGHHSAVNFGQYDFAGYFPNRPTIARTKMPDEDPTAEDWQTFLKRPEDVLLSCFPSQIQATQVMSVLDVLSSHSPDEEYIGANIEPAWEAEPAIKAAFEEFQGRLNQLEGIIDSRNSDPLLKNRSGAGLVPYQLLKPYSENGVTGKGVPNSISI from the exons aTGTTGAAGCCTACAATCAACCAATCTTGCTCTCTTAACAATCTACTACCACTCCACAAGCCCTTTGTTCATGGTGACGCCATCAACAATTCGTCCTCCTCAGCCTACTCCCCCACCATCCTCCGCCAAAACACGTCCACCAAGAAATGCAATGCCACACCTGCCCGATCCACCTCAGCTGTCGGTAACATTAAAGCCGCGGTGCTTCCATTTCTTACTAAGGCCACCACCGTCAAGGGTGTcatcaccatcaaaccaaccatTAGATCCGCCCTATCTGGTGTGATTATTGGTGATGTTGCTGATGGTGTCTCTGATCTCCTAGGACGATCTTTCTTGTTGGAGCTCGTTTCTGAGGACCTAGATT CAAAAGGAAAGCGGAAGACAGTGAAGGCGTATGCGAGATACAAAGCATTGGATTTTGACATTAATGTGTACACATATGAATGCACCTTTAACATCCCTAATGATTTTGGGGAAATAGGAGCTGTCATGGTAGAAAATGAGTATAGCAAGAAGATGTTCTTCAAGGAGATTGTTCTTGATAACGGTGTTACTTTCACATGTGAATCTTGGGTTCAATCTAAGAATGACGTTCAGGCGAAAAGAATCTTTTTCACCAATAAG TCTTATCTTCCATCGGAAACACCGGAAGCACTGAAATCGTTACGAGCGGAAGATCTGGAATCGCTTCGAGGTAACGGCGAAGGACAGCGTAAATCACAGGATCGGATTTACGATTATGATGTTTACAACGATCTCGGAGCTCCAGGTCTGAGCATAAGTTTAGCACGGCCGGTGCTCGGCGGCGAGCAACATCCGTACCCTAGGCGGTGCCGTACTGGTCGCCCGATGTCCACCAAAG ATCCGTTGTCGGAGACCAGAACTATCCTCCCATTCTATATACCATGCGACGAAGATTTTTCAGAGATAAAGACTGTACAGTTTGGAGCAAGGACTTTGTACTCTGTGTTGCACGCAGTTATACCGATTCTAAAATCGGCTCTTTCAGGCAGAGACAAGTTTCCATTATTCACACACATAGACTTGCTTTTCAACGAAGGTGTTAATGTTCCTCCTGTTGAGGGTGGCATTGCAAGTGCTTTGCCTAGACTTGTAAAAGGTGTGGAGACTGCAAAAGCCGTGATCAAGTTTGAGACCCCTGAAACCCTTGATA GGGACAAGTTCTCTTGGTTCCGGGATGAGGAGTTTTGCAGACAAATGCTTGCTGGTCTCAACCCGTGTAGCATACAGTTGGTTACG GAGTGGCCATTGATGAGTAAATTGGACCCTGAAATTTACGGACCACCTGAATCAGCAATCACCAAGGAGATTGTACAACAAGAGATCGGAGGTTGCATGACCTTTGATGAG GCCTTAGCGCAAAAGAAACTCTTCATGCTGGATTACCATGATCTGTTGTTACCTTATGTGAATAAAGTACGACAGCTTGAAGGGACAACCCTTTATGGTTCAAGAACGTTATTGTTCCTTACGTCTTCTGGAACGTTACGCCCCGTAGCCATTGAGTTGACTCGCCCACCGTCTGACGGGAAACCACAGTGGAAGCAAGTGTACACACCCACTTGGGATGCTACCGGTGCGTGGCTCTGGAAGCTAGCCAAGGCTCATGTCCTCTCCCATGATTCGGCTTATCACCAACTTGTTAGCCACTGGTTAAGAAGTCACTGTGTTACAGAGCCTTACATAATTGCCACGAATCGCCATCTTAGCCAAATGCATCCTATAAACCGACTACTTGTTCCGCATTTCCGCTACACTATGCAAATCAATGCTCTAGCTCGATTAGCTCTCATTAACGCTGGCGGTATCATAGAGTCAACGTTTGCTCCTGGAAAATACTGTATGCAACTTTGTTCTGATGCGTATGATCAGCTATGGCGATTTGATCATGAGGCACTTCCAGCAGACCTTATTAGCAG GGGTTTGGCGGTTGAAGATCCAACCGCGCCACACGGTGTGAAACTAGCGATCGAGGATTACCCATTTGCGAATGACGGTCTACTTATTTTCGATGCTATCAAACAATGGGCTGCTTCTTATGTCAACTACTACTACCCGCAAGCGAATCTTGTGGAATCTGACGAAGAGCTTCAAGCATGGTGGAATGACATCCGTACAGTTGGTCACGGAGACAAGAAAGACGAACCGTGGTGGCCGGAGCTCAAAACCCAAGACGATTTAATCAGAATCGTTTCAACCATCATGTGGGTGTGTTCTGGTCACCATTCAGCGGTCAACTTTGGTCAATACGACTTTGCTGGTTACTTCCCCAACAGGCCAACAATTGCAAGAACTAAAATGCCCGATGAAGACCCCACAGCCGAAGACTGGCAGACGTTTTTAAAACGGCCCGAGGATGTCTTGTTGAGTTGTTTCCCATCTCAAATCCAAGCTACACAAGTGATGTCGGTTTTGGATGTTTTATCAAGTCATTCACCGGATGAGGAGTATATCGGTGCAAACATTGAGCCCGCGTGGGAAGCGGAGCCTGCTATAAAGGCAGCGTTTGAGGAGTTTCAAGGAAGGTTAAACCAGCTGGAAGGGATTATAGACTCGAGAAACAGTGATCCCCTTTTAAAGAACCGAAGTGGTGCAGGGTTGGTTCCGTACCAACTTCTGAAGCCGTATTCTGAAAATGGTGTGACCGGGAAAGGTGTTCCAAACAGCATATCCATCTAG